AAGAAACAGCATAGTATCAGCTGGTATCATCATAAAAAGACGACTCAATCTACTTTTGACAGTGAAACTATCCTCAATAATACATGAATTTTCTACTGATAATGATAAAACTTGGTGACACAGGGGCTAACTAAGGTGCTGTTTATAGATTTAACATAAGAATATTCAGGAAAGGATTGTGGACCAAAAAAAGAGCTGCTGCAATTTTACTTTTGCAACAGCCCCTTCAAAATACCCCCCCCCGCAGCCAGCCGGAGCAAAGAACTATAACCCCGGAAAATCCCAGCAGCCCTCTTTCATCGAGATTTCAAACTCTTTGGTCCCGAGATTAGCCTCCAGCCGGACAGAATTATCCCCAAGAGTCCTGAGGATAATAAGTTCACCTTCAGGTGATGCTTTTAGAATCTTAAAGTCCCCGCTGAACGCAGGATGGGTATTTCTCAGTTTCATCAGTTTTATAAGAGCCGAAACAACGGGTCTTTCAATTTCATGCTTAATCTCTTCAAGAGAAAAACCGTGACGATTTATGTCCCGACCATTCTTTGTCTCTTCCACAAGGTCTATATCATTGGACCCGGCGAGGATCCCCACATAATAAACCTGAGGCGTACCGGGTGCAAAAAACTGTATGGCCCGTGCCAATAGATAAGCCTTGTCATCCTCTCCAAGGGCGGAATAGTAGGTACAGTTGATCTGATAGATATCAAGGTTATTATACTCTTCGGAGCTATAGCGTCTATTTACATTAGAACCCTTCTCATAGAGGGCTTTACAGGTTGCATCCACCTCTTCAGGAGTCAGAAGATCAGCCACATCCACCACACCGATACCGTCATGTGTATCCAGAGTTGTAAATTGATGAGCGGGACACTTGGCAAACCAATCACCCAGCCTGTCGGCCCTTCCGCTGTACAATGCATGAAGTAACAGCATGGGCAGGGCAAAGTCATAGACTCCATACCCCTTTTCAGCCAGTTTCATGGGGATGGAATAATGCTCATGAATCTCAGGGAGAAGCTCTACATTCCCCTTGGCCATCTCCTCTCTCAGACCTCCCAGAATCTCCCAAATTTCGGGTTCCAGAAAAAAACAGGAGGTTCCGGCTTTCTTGGTTACATAGGCAAAGGCATCCAGACGGATCATGGCCGTACCCTGTTCAGCCAGAAAATTCAGACTGTCCAGAATATATTTTTTTCCAGTTTCCGAATTGACATCGAGATCGATCTGCTCTTCAGAAAAGGTACACCAGACACTGCGGGGAGTGCCGTCCTTATGGTGGATATCTATCCAGGGAGCACGGGGTTTACGAGTATATATTTCCGCAAGCTCTTCCTTTGAGAATTCACCTTCAGGCTTAACCCGGTCCACAGGCAGAAAGAGTTCGGACCAGGGGCTCTCATCCCCATTTTCAGAAAAATCCTTAAACTCATCAGACTGTCTGGAAAGATGATTGATCATAAAATCAACTATCAGATCATACTTAGATGAGATCCTTCTGATATCTTCCCAATTCCCGAAGGCGGGATCTACCTCTTTATATCCGAGAGGGGAAAATCCTCTATCTCCCGAGGAGGGAAAAAAAGGAAGAATATGTACACCAGTAACGCAGCCGTCCAGGGGACCTGCCAGCGCCTGATGCAGTTCTTTAAGATTTCCCCCGAGACTGTCGGGATAGGTAATGAGCTGAATACCGTTTTTCATAACAACCTCTTATTTAATGGAGCCGGCAACCATACCTTTGATGATGTGTTTCTGTGCGGCCAGGAAAAAGATAACAATAGGAATCATGGCCATCAGGATCGCGGTAAGTATAAGGTCCCACTGTTTGACATAGGCACCGGCAAAGTTTGCTACTGCCAGAGGTATGGTCTGTATTTTGTTCCCTTTACCCAGTACAAGAAGAGGAAGAAGATAGTCATTCCATATCCAGATTCCATTCAGAACCATTACTGTGGCATGAATCGGTCTGAGGATGGGTGAGATAATAATATAAAAGGTCTGAAAACGATTACAGCCGTCAATTTTAGCAGCCTCTTCCAGTTCAAAGGGAATAGACTTGATAAATCCATGATACAGAAAGACCGACAGAGAGCAGCCGAATCCGACATAGGCCAGAACCATTCCAAAGTAAGTTCTCAGAAGCTTGATTCCAGTTACAACATGTACTGTTCGAAACCAGGAAAGCAGAGGGAACATAACGATCTGAAAAGGGATTACCATGGCGGCAACAAATATAAAAAAGATCATGTTGGATAATTTAGTCTTTGTCCGAACAAGGACCCAGGCGGCCTGGCTGGAAAGGACAGTGATCGCCAGAAGAGAGACAACGGTGATGATTATTGATGATTGGAAAGAACCGGGATACCTGATATTTTTATTAGTCCAGATCCCGACTATATTTCTTCCTATCTGACTCCAGTCTTCAGGCATGCCCAATGGATTGATAGTAATCTGAAAGGCATCTTTGGCAGAGTTGATCAGAACAATGAAGAAGGGAAACAGGAAGGCCAGAAAAAGAAGGGCCGTAATCAATTCAAGTGCAATGTTATGTTTGGATATTTTCATTACATTTCCACCTCTTT
The Oceanispirochaeta sp. M1 genome window above contains:
- a CDS encoding carbohydrate ABC transporter permease, whose product is MKISKHNIALELITALLFLAFLFPFFIVLINSAKDAFQITINPLGMPEDWSQIGRNIVGIWTNKNIRYPGSFQSSIIITVVSLLAITVLSSQAAWVLVRTKTKLSNMIFFIFVAAMVIPFQIVMFPLLSWFRTVHVVTGIKLLRTYFGMVLAYVGFGCSLSVFLYHGFIKSIPFELEEAAKIDGCNRFQTFYIIISPILRPIHATVMVLNGIWIWNDYLLPLLVLGKGNKIQTIPLAVANFAGAYVKQWDLILTAILMAMIPIVIFFLAAQKHIIKGMVAGSIK
- the gtfA gene encoding sucrose phosphorylase codes for the protein MKNGIQLITYPDSLGGNLKELHQALAGPLDGCVTGVHILPFFPSSGDRGFSPLGYKEVDPAFGNWEDIRRISSKYDLIVDFMINHLSRQSDEFKDFSENGDESPWSELFLPVDRVKPEGEFSKEELAEIYTRKPRAPWIDIHHKDGTPRSVWCTFSEEQIDLDVNSETGKKYILDSLNFLAEQGTAMIRLDAFAYVTKKAGTSCFFLEPEIWEILGGLREEMAKGNVELLPEIHEHYSIPMKLAEKGYGVYDFALPMLLLHALYSGRADRLGDWFAKCPAHQFTTLDTHDGIGVVDVADLLTPEEVDATCKALYEKGSNVNRRYSSEEYNNLDIYQINCTYYSALGEDDKAYLLARAIQFFAPGTPQVYYVGILAGSNDIDLVEETKNGRDINRHGFSLEEIKHEIERPVVSALIKLMKLRNTHPAFSGDFKILKASPEGELIILRTLGDNSVRLEANLGTKEFEISMKEGCWDFPGL